From Candidatus Cloacimonadota bacterium:
CGGAGAATATAATTTTGGAGAAAAAGTAGCGTCTCCCGAGCCCGGAGAATATGATTTTGGAGAAAAAATAGCATCTTCCGAGCTCGGAGAATATGATTTTGGAGAAAAAGTAGCGTCTTCCGGATGCGGGTAGATGGTTGGAAGAAGAAAGAACTATCCTCTAACGATTCCCCTTTGCCCGGTTGTGTGTCTTGCATAACATCTGGCAGTTCGAGATATCAGATGCTCCGCCCCTGCTCCAGGCTGTTACATGGTCAGCATCCATATCCTTCAATGTCCAGATCTTATTTTTATTTGCACTATGACCTATTGCACAAAGAGGACAGTTCGATTTTTCTTCCTTCTTTGCTGAATCAGTCTGCTTCTTATAAACCTTATTCTTCGTGGCTTCGTCAAAAACTCTGATGTTCAGCAATCTCGTCTCAACCGAACCGCCAAGTATATATTCAAAAATACCTTTATTATTTGTTACATAGGGATCGTCATAGAGCTTGTGTAATTCTGCTGACACTTCTCCGGGATCATACGCTTGATTATGATAATCTTCATACAATCGACCCCACTCAAGACCGCGCATCTCGTTCAGAACATCATCAAAAACACCGGATACCCAATCTATCACGCTGTTGAAATAGGTTTTTAATTCGGTTATATTATCATCATAACGATGACGGCTCATATAGTCGCCGATATTACCTTTGCTGACCCAGTCCAATGCCTTCTCCAGAAATTCCTGACGATTGGCACTGCCTTTTATATATGCACTCCACTTCTGAATGTTTGCATTTCGGCTGTTACTGAACTCCTCTTTACCTTTGGTGACAAACGGACCGGAATAAACAGCGTTCAGAAGTTCCTGATTATTAAGAGGAATGCCGACAATATTGATCGTCCGGAACCACTCCTTGATCTCGCTTTCTTCCCCTTCACATTCGTATATGGTCAGCCTGGTATCTAATATCCTGGCTTGTTTATCAGCAGCAATACCATCAAAATACTGCTCCATCCCGTTCTCATCTTTGACCGCAAATTTGTTGGTTACATATCTCCCAAAACTGGTGATGCGCTGCTGCCCGTCCAATACTTCCAGCTTATTTTCACTCACTTTGTTGAAATAGATCAAGCCCAGCGGATAGCCCTTGAGGAGAGATTCGATGACAGCTACATCCTTCTTGCCGTCCGCATAGATGTAGTTACGCTGATATTCCGGCTGGATGGTCAGTTTGCCGGATAGACCGAACAAGCCCTTGCCTTCCAGTTCGTTATAAACAAAGCCCTGGCAGATGTCTTTGACCGTGATGTTTGTTTTTAGATATGTTTTCATTTTTTATTTCCTATGTTTGATTAATATTCTACCATATGTTCGTTTTCCATTTACAATTGTACATCCTCCTCTATCTTCTGAATGTGAACGATAATTCAATCTTTTTAAAATTTTTTTAGGTGCTGATGCTCGTGTATTA
This genomic window contains:
- a CDS encoding DUF262 domain-containing protein, with protein sequence MKTYLKTNITVKDICQGFVYNELEGKGLFGLSGKLTIQPEYQRNYIYADGKKDVAVIESLLKGYPLGLIYFNKVSENKLEVLDGQQRITSFGRYVTNKFAVKDENGMEQYFDGIAADKQARILDTRLTIYECEGEESEIKEWFRTINIVGIPLNNQELLNAVYSGPFVTKGKEEFSNSRNANIQKWSAYIKGSANRQEFLEKALDWVSKGNIGDYMSRHRYDDNITELKTYFNSVIDWVSGVFDDVLNEMRGLEWGRLYEDYHNQAYDPGEVSAELHKLYDDPYVTNNKGIFEYILGGSVETRLLNIRVFDEATKNKVYKKQTDSAKKEEKSNCPLCAIGHSANKNKIWTLKDMDADHVTAWSRGGASDISNCQMLCKTHNRAKGNR